A window of the Besnoitia besnoiti strain Bb-Ger1 chromosome VI, whole genome shotgun sequence genome harbors these coding sequences:
- a CDS encoding DEAD/DEAH box helicase domain-containing protein (encoded by transcript BESB_066000) — MENFFLAKGEEVEPAPNRPKLPLPGDFAPSNDRPAAAPEAADEEDDPLDAYMSKISEQIQVEDEAIRQRQEREAEERAAALGEAQPETACRGSDGDAAKTRERFFDDEDSLADSYAYVLDQRQKEAEAQAAALSKARRKKTRGGDSDDELHREEEDVRGAKQLASVDHSMYEYPAFQRDIYVEAADISSLSHDAAGELRRSLQISITGLNAPRPIASFLHLKECLSKALFTGINKRGFVLPTPIQSAAIPCLMKGRDLLGLAETGSGKTAAYLIPLLARLQHLKEEERWPKQHVHYADRRPEKVGGLLLAGGPAGLVLCPTRELAVQIDGEVHALIAKSKQGSAALSLKHVLLAGGFDKTEQYKALKVGVDVAVCNPGRLIDLATMKGMEDVLKKAVIVVVDEADKMVQMGFENQLRTILSAVRPDRITCMFSATLPHRCEAISKHFLRSPIKITIGEGGQAAKSVEQNVMVVPDEQKKYNWLASHLLSLLAASSASNSSSLSAPLPAAACDSDRGKVAVVFCNTQQRCEDLAFLLEDEISAQMNDIARGSRAPASAEGSSDGWDKARKPRAMKELTDNETTKAAAARLLQIDFGAAEPGKRDDPNKVLRRNAEQTFKYVTVVHGGLNQTERLSAIRRLHQHILKPPPPPVSSLPPTAPRDHLISPLVLVATDVAARGLDFPAGLSLVVSYDAPPEGEVYVHRIGRAGRAGRRGRAFALLTRTEKRAAALLVEAMEGVNQEAPRHLLDIAMGYAPFRTARLAGMKMEEPKGKGKKKRDHRHNANAAFGLGYTGSASSDGSAASSAAPSVYAKAASAAAAAILRQKEQNLQEASAAAHPGSSQGGGEAASSSGAAAQPSAGKRGRWDSSVKAQSADGLFTLQQLQPASAPTSAFSLASSTADEAGGRSGAGAGASAHVAGKQVRVVGIDDELSSDEEAPALPPAQASAARPGLLNLSKREERRRQWAEENEARRVQREKEEMLKKRGQSPPPPRKAFSERRAAPTGDKNGEPSRREDEGTGSRVPGGGGAESPAAPPAYISSSFWSTNSLQGSAATSLPSGHAAAGDAPPSWMAQALGSVAPFNASTYAPQNSGSHAAPHQGAQSLMQHMPYWDRNGAAGAPASGATAAGWHGVQTPGAFGAPSPPGAYTAPSHASFAPPRTTTEAPGMQRRQQLWQLRLPMRGRLRRAETSEWGGALATRGGRWASRADRRRFTVQRERRFRFFSCRLLWAAAVEGCPLWPVLFAFEGAVSAAPPVCAAFQRGADELSKTYPCFRRLYAFDFVTIRAWTSGSQLVSHRRGVFVLLFCPRGCLSVTSAHNQLSSVRAAIHVGAL; from the exons ATGGAGAACTTCTTTTTggcgaagggcgaggaggtGGAACCGGCGCCCAACCGGCCTAAGCTGCCCTTGCCCGGCGACTTCGCGCCTTCGAACGACcgacccgcggccgcgcctgaggccgcggatgaagaagacgatcCGCTAGACGCGTACATGAGCAAAATCTCCGAGCAAATTCAGGTGGAAGATGAAGCGATTCGTCAGCGGCAGGAACGCGAAGCCGAGGAAAGGGCAGCAGCCTtaggcgaggcgcagcctgAAACTGCGTGTCGCgggagcgacggagacgctgcgAAAACTAGGGAAAGATTCTTTGATGACGAAGACTCTTTGGCAGACAGCTACGCCTACGTGTTGGATCAAAGGCAGAAG gaggcggaggcgcaggctgctgcaCTGTCAAAGGCGCGCCGGAAGAAGACCCGAGGAGGCGATTCCGACGACGAATTGcaccgagaagaagaagacgttCGCGGAGCGAAACAGCTTGCGTCTGTCGATCATAGCAT GTACGAGTATCCAGCGTTTCAGCGCGATATCTACGTGGAGGCTGCCGATATCTCCAGTCTGTCGCAcgacgcggctggcgagctTCGCCGCTCCTTGCAGATTAGCATCACTGGCCTCAATGCGCCGCGCCCCATTGCTTCCTTTCTACACCTCAAGGAGTGTCTATCGAAG GCCCTCTTCACGGGCATCAACAAGCGCGGCTTCGTGCTGCCGACGCCGATTCAGTCCGCTGCGATTCCCTGCTTAATGAAAGGCAGAGATCTTCTCGGAT TGGCGGAGACTGGCAGCGGCAAGACGGCAGCGTACCTTATTccgctcctcgcgcgtctccagcacttgaaggaagaagagcggtGGCCGAAGCAGCACGTGCACTACGCGGACAGGCGACCGGAAAAAGTCGGCGGCTTGCTCCTCGCGGGAgggcccgcgggcctcgtcctctgccCCACCAG GGAGCTGGCTGTGCAGATTGACGGCGAAGTGCATGCGCTGATCGCGAAGTCGAAGCAGGGCTCGGCTGCGCTGAGTCTGAAGCACGTGCTTCTCGCGGGCGGATTCGATAAGACCGAGCAGTACAAGGCACTGAAAGTCGGCGTGGACGTCGCCGTCTGCAACCCGGGGCGCCTGATTGACTTGGCGACCATGAAGGGCATGGAGGATGTGCTGAAGAAGGCCGTGATAGTCGTCGTCGACGAAGCAGACAAAATG GTTCAGATGGGGTTCGAGAATCAGCTGCGGACTATCTTGAGCGCGGTCCGCCCCGATCGCATCACATGCATGTTCAGCGCGACCCTTCCGCACAGATGCGAAGCTATCAGCAA ACACTTTCTACGGAGCCCCATCAAGATCACGATTGGCGAAGGCGGGCAG gccgcgaaaTCGGTGGAGCAGAACGTGATGGTCGTGCCGGATGAGCAGAAGAAGTATAACTGGCTCGCGTCGCACCTtctgtcgctgctggcggcttcgtctgcttccaactcgtcgtcgctcaGCGCCCCGCTtccggccgcggcgtgcgacTCCGACCGCGGCAaggtcgccgtcgtcttttGCAATACGCAGCAGAGGTGCGAGGACTTGGCTTTCCTGCTCGAAGACGAGATCTCTGCGCAGATGAACGATatcgcgcgaggctcgcgcgcgcccgccagcgcggaGGGGTCATCCGACGGCTGGGACAAGGCACGCAAGCCGCGCGCGATGAAGGAGCTGACCGACAACGAGACTACcaaggcagccgcggcgcgtctgctgcaaatcgacttcggcgccgctgagCCCGGCAAACGCGACGATCCAAACAAAGTCCTGCGAAGAAACGCGGAGCAAACCTTCAAAT ATGTCACGGTTGTCCACGGCGGCCTGAACCAGACAgagcgcctctctgcgaTTCGGCGCCTCCATCAGCACATCTTgaagcctccgccgcccccagtttcgtctctgcctcccACAGCGCCTCGGGACCACCTGATCTCTCCCCTAGTTCTCGTGGCGACCGACGTtgccgctcgcggcctcgactTCCCTGCAGGCTTGTCTCTCGTCGTGAGCTacgacgcgccgcctgagggcgaggtgtacgtacaccgcattggccgcgccggcagggccgggcgacgcgggcgagctTTCGCGCTGCTCACCCGCACCGAgaaacgcgcggcggcgttgcTTGTTGAGGCCATGGAG GGCGTTAACCAAGAGGCCCCGCGCCACCTGCTTGACATCGCGATGGGCTACG CTCCTTTCCGAACTGCCCGTTTGGCGGGTATGAAGATGGAGGAGCCTAAAGGCaaagggaagaagaagagggaccATCGTCACAACGCAAATGCGGCCTTCGGCCTTGG CTACACCggttctgcgtcttctgacGGGTCGGCCgcgagctcggcggcgccgagcgtctatgcgaaggcggcgtctgctgcggcggcggcgattTTGCGCCAGAAGGAGCAGAATCTACAGGAGGCCTCAGCAGCGGCGCACCCGGGGTcctcgcagggcggcggtgaggccgcgtcgtcgtcgggcgccgctgcgcagccctCGGCAGGCaagcgcggccgctgggACTCGAGCGTCAAGGCACAGAGCGCCGACGGCCTCTTCACGCTGCAGCAGTTGcagcctgcctccgcgcccacGTCGGCCttttcgctcgcctccagcacggcggacgaggcgggtgggcggagcggcgcgggtgcgggcgcctctgcgcatgtCGCGGGGAAGCAggtgcgcgtcgtcggcatCGACGACGAGCTCTCCTCGGATGAAGAAGCTCCAGCGTTGCCGCCTGCACAAGCGTCTGCAGCACGTCCCGGCCTGCTGAATCTGAGtaagcgcgaggagaggcggcggcagtgggcggaggagaacgaggcgcggcgcgtgcagcgggaaaaagaggagatgctgaagaagcgcgggcagtcgccgccgccgccgagaaaGGCCTTttcagagcgccgcgccgcgcctacCGGCGACAAGAATGGCGAACCAAGTcggcgcgaagacgagggaacCGGCAGCCGAGTGCCGGGCGGTGGCGGAGCGGAAAGCCCTGCGGCCCCACCCGCGTACATCTCTTCCTCGTTTTGGAGCACAAACAGCCTCCAGGGGTCCGCGGCTACCTCTCTTCCCTCCGgccacgcagcggcgggcgacgccccCCCGTCCTGGATGGCGCAGGCGTTGGGAAGCGTCGCTCCATTCAACGCGTCGACTTACGCGCCGCAGAACTCGGGTAgccacgccgcgccgcaccaGGGCGCGCAAAGCCTCATGCAGCACATGCCTTACTGGGACCGaaacggcgcagcgggcgcgccggccagcggcgcgaccgcagcAGGGTGGCacggtgtacagacaccggGTGCGTTCGGGGCACCAtcgccgccgggcgcctACACAGCGCCGTCGCATGCCTCGTTCGCCCCCCCGAGAACTacgacggaggcgccaggGATGCAGCGTCGGCAGCAGCTCTGGCAGCTGCGATTGCCCATGcgcggcaggctgcggcgcgccgaaaCCTCTGAGTGGGGTGGCGCGCTCGCAACGCGCGGGGGGAGAtgggcctcgcgcgccgaccgccgGCGTTTCACCGTGCAACGGGAGCGCCGCTTCAGATTTTTCTCATGTCGGCTGCTGTGGGCCGCAGCGGTCGAAGGATGCCCATTGTGGCCGGTCTTGTTTGCCTTTGAAGGCGCTGTCTCGGCGGCACCACCGGTCTGCGCCGCGTTCCAGCGGGGTGCCGACGAGCTTTCTAAGACTTACCCGTGTTTCAGGCGACTTTACGCCTTCGACTTCGTGACGATTCGCGCATGGACATCCGGATCTCAGTTAGTTTCACACCGTCGCGGGGTTTTCGTTTTACTTTTCTGTCCCCGTGGATGCCTTTCGGTAACTTCTGCTCATAATCAACTGAGCTCTGTCCGTGCTGCGATTCACGTCGGCGCGCTCTGA
- a CDS encoding hypothetical protein (encoded by transcript BESB_066010) codes for MAAAGPAPAEPERPWRAQLLHYTRRHYYALLHRWSLLHSPLLLDWKTFCAVFLPADVLAEGSASTASPGMRPRWTDRSKRSCRAQALHHGAEDGGPGYPVRGGRGEIESVAATTPGDHGPAPSASSSGMHSPEHTPHRGVSKHGEVASENATNVWPSLLQVNRTLDESGGVGAAEDVDQFCEAAESLKTLAEDVWDAFHVGGGLEALQLLGGLAWLLPSCLRTKARALTRVFDVTRTGHLSCTELSILLDRSLRGLARLVACQAISAVATPYSAALLNQAIAERHVAQEADEGGGSDHGRHLAASRIAGRGDGHQISATETPEAVHAVSNDPVAWEFLVGVLQEIEWCIARCLRPSLAMAETLLLAFPSASLPWIAWLQPGALFLGRFEILRLLHHSSRAPQGRVVLKVQEKKTGVTFALKVVVKRDAHGLMQSGICSPDSGVVSAVVAPALRSSSFLAEARHLQRHAQQAREAGRGHTARCALHGEAPPVAFQLLAWEDGETLQAFLAQRRRDMGVSTPPAWRANVEATADKKHPALASSPSPAGALRPSPEASHLLAPAFSETELVALWLALLSLLQEQHRVGVTHSQLKPSKILLQNAADSLGLLAAASPSHGPSGARPSPHASSAAQSRTDEEAEGGRVQGRAAAEDVKNEDLNSHTGQDVETQGDQSFSEKSLILLDWQLGIEGQQVEKSLSSCLREAHLGSLQFASSRYAYPSSPASQSQAGEVYVHPFGAAPPAPAELCEAPSPALEDEVCALVGHAKRELCRALDAISPEDIEQEIRAFCGAGDSEGYAPPEQQLLALCQAAQAASADRGDASGQGMWNRCDGGSAEVCEGLEGGGGARAARLSPPGGAAPPSLSLRKTWDIYATARIVEECATLHPPVAQRMRPNFWAQFGWRQIHAEEALEVVNCGRFGREARDSEGARGRTVKRRRRRGPWRKKARSVHEESPSDRRVEKGKTMKTQRHGKRRALHPAAQKRFRDVEELREQLEDLAQNLRRLPRALAAAARDCLRLAGASREKPSSAARGAASPAPPAAASCANSEAFSGRPAFAAQQTESAGMDLRRLQFGPFRIRYLAKFARYLNVATLVLPSASASTRAAYGDASAALSSASRDDDVIVIPLGKMLNREERHLDLSGKNLTSLETILITRTLLNASWLEELHLNDNAFGSAPPRGVPSRELLSAGEAFAPSPPQQLRSSSPAEGHSQGQEARSSWGRGSNAAAQLLGVSLTCMRNLKVLNLNRCQLSPVDSLHLLECLRRCSSLRRLLLSSSLMCDSPSAEAGTLSLCTSARASSFTASSRSPCSSFVSLSPSMPLASWQLSSRTRRDRALQQRQSRSSLAALEGPREGSGRGDSGGAGGDEDFENEQVCRLAAKALKYDWPLMEEVDFSLAEISDAGLDLLADAIASHAHLQHVNLSGNPITVVGLRSLCRALRANRSVGLLSLKEISALEQRPDSPTPVEENASALQKSRESLKRRSVAPGGARDRGGKGEEAPQEDDEASLLLQMLERAVGFNVQFKELRRHASVFDLPVGASLMSETLASWLEGDSYLQKKLLLHLQHVRRLHQRESGTATTTGRVRRHGRQLTASSAVSSSMRLPSDGLHGDKWGQGTPSGEQAEAASPPVTGTTASWAPGGSERGRNAPKRDGRARSSALGSVGFGAESETKGSGDEGAGGEKIESWNFGRFRAPDQGEERRDAEGENRRVCERANECEGSEKQVEGGRREFRVRFCSGGDGAEEPPRGEPSVASYDAAQKDRAAATACDDEDRFYIELENALADKMLTADGSSLKSSLFPAFKEADLKELEGILNVKPRWQTLQGRQGDKGEDMR; via the exons atggcggcagcgggccCCGCGCCTGCTGAGCCTGAGCGCCCGTGGCGCGCCCAGCTTCTTCACTACACCCGCCGCCACTATTATGCCCTGCTGCATCGCTGGTCTTTGCTGCATTCGCCTCTGTTGCTCGACTGGAAAACCTTCTGCGCTGTGTTTCTACCCGCGGACGTCCTTGCCGAAGGCAGCGCCAGCACTGCAAGCCCCGGTATGAGGCCGCGATGGACAGATCGCAGCAAGAGAAGTTGCCGCGCTCAGGCGCTGCATCAtggcgcggaagacggagGTCCAGGGTACCCAGTACGCGGCGGCCGTGGCGAGATAGAGTCCGTGGCTGCTACCACCCCCGGCGATCACGGGCCGGCTCCCTCCGCGTCATCATCAGGAATGCATTCGCCTGAGCACACCCCTCATCGGGGTGTCAGCAAGCATGGAGAAGTCGCAAGCGAAAATGCCACGAATGTGTGGCCGTCGCTCCTGCAAGTGAACCGCACTCTCGATGAGTCTGGAGGGGTGGGAGCGGCCGAAGACGTAGACCAGTtctgcgaggcagcagaaagcCTGAAAACATTGGCTGAGGACGTCTGGGACGCGTTCCACGTTGGCGGCGGCCTTGAGGCGCTTCAGcttctcggcggcctcgcctggcTGCTACCGTCATGCCTCAGGACGAAGGCTAGGGCCCTGACTCGCGTCTTCGACGTCACGCGCACAG GCCATCTGTCCTGCACGGAGCTCTCGATTCTGCTCGACAggagcctccgcggcctcgctcgcctggTGGCGTGCCAAGCGATATCGGCTGTAGCTACACCGTACAGCGCTGCCCTTCTAAACCAGGCGATCGCGGAAAGGCACGTCGCTCAGGAGGCAGATGAAGGTGGCGGAAGCGACCACGGGAGACACCTCGCAGCCTCACGAATCGCCGGGAGGGGCGACGGCCACCAGATCAGCGCAACAGAGACACCCGAGGCGGTTCACGCCGTCAGCAATGACCCCGTTGCGTGGGAGTTCTTAGTGGGCGTTCTTCAAGAG ATTGAGTGGTGCATTGCGCGGTGCCTGCGGCCTTCTCTGGCAAtggcggagacgctgctcCTGGCGTTCcccagcgcctcgctgccgtgGATCGCCTGGCTGCAGCCTGGAGCGCTTTTTCTCGGGCGATTCGAGatcctgcgcctgctgcatcacagctcgcgtgcgccgcaggggcgggTGGTGCTGAAGGTACAGGAGAAGAAAACTGGCGTGACCTTCGCGCTCAAAGTCGTCGTCaagcgagacgcgcatgGCCTCATGCAGAGCGGAATCTGCAG TCCTGACTCtggcgtcgtctctgcggtgGTCGCCCCGGCGCTTCGGAGCTCCTCCTTTcttgcagaggcgcggcatCTGCAGAGgcatgcgcagcaggcgcgagaggcgggtCGCGGCCAcacggcgcgctgcgcactccacggggaggcgccgccagtTGCTTTTCAGCTCTTGGCGtgggaggacggcgagacgctgcaggcttttctggcgcagagacggcgagacATGGGGGTCTCGACCCCCCCGGCTTGGCGCGCGAATGTGGAGGCGACTGCTGACAAGAAGCATCCTGCGCTAGCCTCTTCACCGTCGCCTGCAGGTgcgctgcggccgtcgcctgaAGCCTCccacctcctcgcgccggcgtTCTCTGAGACAGAGCTGGTGGCCTTgtggctcgcgctgctctcgctgctgcaggaacAGCATCGCGTCGGCGTCACGCACAGCCAGCTGAAACCAAGCAAAATTCTGCTTCAGAACGCAGCAGACAgcctcggccttctcgcggccgcctcgccgtcacACGGGCCAAGCGGCGcacggccgtcgccgcatgcgtcttccgctgcgcaGTCGCGAaccgacgaagaagcagaggggGGGCGTGTACagggacgcgcagcagcggaagaTGTCAAAAACGAGGACCTGAACAGCCACACAGGGCAGGACGTCGAGACACAAGGTGACCAGTCCTTCTCAGAAAAATCACTAATCCTTCTCGACTGGCAACTTGGAATAGAGGGCCAACAGGTGGAGAAGTCACTTTCGTCTTGCCTTCGCGAAGCACATCTGGGATCTCTGCAGTTTGCTTCCTCGAGGTACGCTTATCCTTCTTCCCCTGCGTCGCAGTCTCAGGCTGgcgaggtgtacgtacacccgtttggcgcagccccgcctgcgccggcggagctTTGCGAGGCGCCGTCTCCCGCGTTGGAGGACGAAGTGTGCGCTCTCGTGGGCCACGCAAAGCGAGAGCTCTGtcgcgcgctcgacgcgaTTTCGCCAGAAGACATCGAGCAAGAAATTCGCGCGTTCTGTGGCGCTGGCGATAGCGAGGGATACGCGCCTcctgagcagcagctgctcgccctcTGTCAAGCTGCtcaggcggcgtctgctgatcgcggcgacgcgagcggccAGGGCATGTGGAATCGCTGTGATGGAGGAAGTGCGGAGGTTTGCGAGGGACttgagggcggcggaggcgcgcgagctgcccGTTTGTCGCCGCCTGGAggtgccgcgccgccctcgctctccctTCGTAAAACATGGGATATCTACGCCACGGCGAGGATCGTCGAGGAGTGCGCTACCCTTCACCCGCCGGtcgcgcagcgcatgcggccgAATTTCTGGGCGCAGTTCGGCTGGCGGCAGATACATGCGGAGGAGGCCCTCGAGGTGGTCAACTGCGGCCGCTTCGGGCGCGAGGCACGAGACtcagagggcgcgagggggaggactgtgaagaggcggaggcgtcgtgGCCCTtggaggaagaaagcgagaagTGTCCACGAAGAGTCGCCGAGCGACCGTCGAGTGGAAAAGGGCAAGACGATGAAGACCCAGAGGCATGGCAAGAGACG GGCTCTGCAtcctgcggcgcagaagagatTTCGAGACGTCGAAGAGCTTCGCGAGCAGCTCGAGGACTTGGCGCAGaatctccgccgcctgccgcgtgccttggctgccgccgcgcgagactgtctccgcctcgccggcgcgagtC GCGAGAAGCCTTCAAGCGCAGCccggggcgccgcctcgcctgcgccccccgccgcggcttcgtgcGCGAATTCCGAGGCGTTCTCAGGCAGGCCAGCGTTTGCCGCGCAGCAGACCGAGTCTGCCGGCATGgatctgcggcggctgcagttCGGGCCCTTCCGCATTCGCTACCTCGCCAAATTCGCAAGGTACCTAAACGTCGCGACGCTCGTgctgccctccgcgtcggcctccacgcgcgccgcctacggcgacgcctctgcagcgctctcgtctgcttcgcgagaTGACGACGTAATCGTCATTCCCCTTGGCAAGATGCTCaaccgcgaggagaggcatCTGGACTTAAGCGGGAAGAACTTGACGTCGCTCGAGACGATTCTTATCACGCGAACGCTGCTG AATGCCTCATGGCTAGAAGAACTCCATCTGAACGACAACGCCTtcggctctgcgcctccccGGGGCGTGCCTTCGCGCGAGCTCCTaagcgcgggcgaggccttcgcgccgtcgccgccccagcagctgcgaagcTCTTCGCCAGCAGAGGGGCACTCGCAggggcaggaggcgcgaagCTCCTGGGGGCGAGGCAGcaacgcagctgcgcagctcctTGGCGTCTCGCTGACATGCATGCGAAACCTCAAAGTCCTCAACTTGAATCGCTGCCAACTCT CTCCGGTCGACAGCCTGCATCTCCTCGagtgcctgcggcgctgctccagcctgcggcggctgttGTTGAGCAGCTCGTTGATGTGCGACTCTCCCTCTGCCGAGGCTGGCACGCTGTCGCTCTGCACctctgcgcgggcgtcgtcCTTTACCGCGTCTTCGCGATCCCCGTGCTCGTCGTTCGTTTCGCTGTCGCCATCGATGCCGCTGGCCTCTTGGCAACTGTcgtcgaggacgcgccgcgatagagccctgcagcagcggcagagccgcagcagcttgGCGGCGCTAGAGGGGCCTCGAGAAGGAAGCGGGAGAGGAGActccggaggcgcaggcggcgacgaggattTTGAGAACGAGCAGGTATgccggctggcggcgaaggcgctgaaaTATGACTGGCCGCTGATGGAAGAAGTCGACTTCAGTCTCGCGGAAATCTCCGACGCCGGCCTCGACCTCCTCGCAGACGCCATTGCCAGCCACGCGCATCTCCAG CACGTAAACCTCAGCGGCAACCCCATCACCGTCGTGGGCCTGCGGTCGCTgtgtcgcgcgctgcgggcgaACCGCAGCGTGGGCCTGCTGAGCCTGAAGGAGATCTCCGCCCTCGAACAACGCCCAGACAGTCCGACTCCTGTCGAAGAGAACGCGTCAGCGCTGCAGAAATCGAGGGAGAGCCTGAAACGGCGGTCTGTCGCCccgggaggcgcgagagatcGCGGCGGcaaaggagaggaagccccgcaggaagacgacgaggcttCACTTCTTCTCCAGATGCTCGAGCGAGCTGTGGGCTTCAACGTTCAGTTCAAAGAACTCCGACGCCACGCCTCTGTCTTCGACC TGCCTGTCGGCGCATCGCTCATGAGCGAGACGCTGGCCTCCTGGCTGGAGGGAGACTCCTACCTTCAGAAAAAACTTTTGCTGCACCTGCAGCACGTTCGCCGCCTCCATCAACGCGAATCCGGGACCGCAACAACTACGGGGCGCGTTCGCAGGCACGGAAGGCAGCTCACTGCCTCATCGGCAGTGTCGTCCTCGATGCGTCTGCCTAGCGATGGATTACACGGCGACAAATGGGGACAGGGGACGCCAAGCGGCGAGCAAGCTgaggccgcgtctccgccggttACCGGCACAACCGCTAGTTGGGCTCCAGGCGGGAGCGAGAGGGGCAGAAACGCGCCGAAGCGGGACGGCAGAGCGCGGTCCTCGGCCCTCGGCTCCGTGGGCTTCGGTGCCGAATCGGAGACGAAGGGAAGCGGTGACGAAGGAGCAGGGGGGGAGAAAATCGAGAGTTGGAACTTTGGACGTTTCAGGGCTCCAGACCAGGGCGAGGAAAGACGAgatgcagagggagagaacaGAAGAGTGTGCGAACGCGCCAACGAGTGCGAAGGCAGTGAAAAACAAGttgaaggaggaagaagagagttTCGTGTGCGCTTCTGCTCAGGAGGCGATGGAGCGGAAGAACCCCCACGAGGGGAGCCAAGCGTCGCGTCGTACGATGCAGCACAAAAAGACAGAGCCGCTGCGACTGCatgcgacgacgaagaccgCTTCTACATCGAACTCGAAAATGCACTCGCCGATAAAATGCTAACAGCTGACGGGTCGTCGCTCAAGTCCAGCCTCTTCCCAGCGTTCAAAGAGGCCGATCTCAAAGAACTCGAAGGGATCCTGAATGTCAAGCCTCGTTGGCAAACGCTACAGGGGCGCCAAGGCGACAAGGGCGAGGACATGCGGTAG